A stretch of Cicer arietinum cultivar CDC Frontier isolate Library 1 chromosome 5, Cicar.CDCFrontier_v2.0, whole genome shotgun sequence DNA encodes these proteins:
- the LOC101504175 gene encoding nuclear transcription factor Y subunit A-1 yields MQSKSETANQLSSDPHSFQPGGVYSEPWWRGVGYNPVAQTMSGANSSSLDCPNGDSESNEEGQSLSNSGMNEEDDDAAKDSQPAAPNQPGNYGQEQQGMQHTASSAPSVREEGLTQTPQLELVGHSIACATNPYQDPYYGGMMAAYGHQPLGYPPFIGMPHARMPLPLEMAQEPVYVNAKQYQGILRRRQARAKAELERKLIKSRKPYLHESRHQHAMRRARGTGGRFAKKTDAEASNNSGKDKDNGSGPVMSSQSISSSGSEPFPSDSAETWNSPNVRQNARASNENGGSGSYHNNNNGMQSSRYHGERVDEGDCSGQLRGSISSKEASQRRLAIQ; encoded by the exons ATGCAGTCGAAGTCTGAAACTGCTAATCAACTGAGTTCGGATCCCCATTCATTTCAGCCTGGTGGTGTTTATTCTGAACCTTGGTGGCGTGGTGTTGGATACAATCCTGTGGCTCAAACAATGTCTGGGGCCAATTCATCCTCTCTTGATTGCCCTAATGGTGATTCAGAATCCAACGAGGAAGGCCAATCTTTGTCCAATAGTGGGATGAATGAGGAAGATGACGATGCTGCTAAGGATTCACAGCCTGCTGCTCCTAATCAACCAG GAAATTATGGGCAAGAACAACAAGGAATGCAGCACACTGCATCATCTGCACCTTCCGTGCGCGAAGAAGGTCTCACACAAACTCCTCAGCTGGAACTTGTTGGTCACTCAATT GCATGTGCTACAAATCCGTATCAGGATCCATATTATGGGGGCATGATGGCAGCTTATGGTCACCAGCCGTTG GGATATCCTCCTTTTATAGGAATGCCTCATGCCAGAATGCCTTTGCCCCTCGAGATGGCTCAAGAACCTGTTTATGTGAATGCCAAACAGTACCAAGGAATTCTGAGGCGAAGACAAGCTCGTGCTAAAGCAGAACTTGAAAGGAAGCTCATAAAATCTCGAAAG CCATATCTTCATGAATCTAGACATCAGCATGCTATGAGAAGGGCAAGAGGTACTGGAGGTCGATTTGCAAAGAAAACTGACGCCGAGGCCTCAAACAACTCAGGAAAGGATAAGGATAATGGCTCTGGTCCCGTCATGTCTTCACAGTCAATAAGTTCGTCTGGTTCAGAACCTTTTCCTTCGGACTCTGCTGAAACCTGGAACTCTCCCAACGTGCGACAAAATGCAAGAGCATCGAATGAAAACGGAGGCAGCGGCTCCTACCATAATAATAACAACGGTATGCAATCTTCAAGGTATCATGGTGAAAGAGTGGATGAAGGGGACTGTTCAGGGCAGTTACGTGGAAGCATCTCCTCGAAGGAGGCATCACAGAGGCGTCTTGCTATTCAGTAG
- the LOC105852148 gene encoding uncharacterized protein: protein MELVCCECESFKVCVNNNMNIMTIYKTIAILSKNPNQPISGGLGDYDDVIVHVFIILSKNPNQSISGWFEDYADVIVPDYADVVVHVSIILSKNPNRPISGGFEDYDDVIVHVFIILSKNLNQPINPDNLQVGMTFPTKDVAMQCVKEYHMHNSTSFVVAHSDSTRWIVHCKNKNCMWRCRILNGKKSNIWKITKLEGPHTCSSTMVSQDHQQLSSAVICESILQMVTADPTISVSVLIAHIRSRYTYTTTYRKTWIAKQQAIDRIYGTVTDIEVGPFIEDGQRVPSKAVFHRLFWSFQPCIRGFDHCKLVVSVDGTWLYGKYCGTLLMAIAQDGNGHTIPIAYAIVEGETSDGWFFFLSRLRMFVTPQPNLCLISDRHESIKSDVRRVNNNWHHVFCVRHISQNFMRTFKNGLMKDLVTNMGYAMTQPSITYFRRQISDWSQDAVKWLDDIPKEQWLQAYDEGRRWGHMTTNLSECMNNVLKGTHNLPISSLVQATYYKVSAKFEERGTHAQAMMTSGLIYSNTIIQNLNKERAMSNSHEVVIHNRAHSIFTVKELVRPPSGRTVGTFKVDLDKRWCDCGEFQALHYPCSHVIAACSFIHRDYMMYVSSKYTLQCIFDVYKEEFPAIPLQSYWPEYNGIELCHNPAMRRDPKGRPQSTRIHTEMDQREKNTHPKRCGLCRNEGHSKNKCPYRPDAPNRN from the exons ATGGAGCTTGTATGTTGTGAATGTGAGAGCTTTAAAGTGTGTGTGAATAATAATATGAACATAATGactatttataaaacaattgCAATCCTATCCAAAAATCCGAACCAGCCAATTAGCGGAGGATTGGGAGATTACGATGACGTCATCGTACACGTATTCATTATCCTATCCAAAAATCCGAACCAGTCAATCAGTGGATGGTTTGAGgattacgctgacgtcatcgTACCAGATTACGCTGACGTCGTCGTACACGTAAGCATTATCCTATCCAAAAATCCGAACCGGCCAATCAGTGGAGGATTTGAGGATTACGATGACGTCATCGTACACGTATTCATTATCTTATCCAAAAATCTGAACCAGCCAATCA ATCCTGACAATCTTCAAGTGGGGATGACATTTCCCACAAAAGATGTGGCAATGCAGTGTGTAAAAGAATATCATATGCACAATTCTACGAGCTTCGTCGTTGCACATTCTGATAGCACTAGATGGATTGtccattgtaaaaataaaaattgtatgtGGAGGTGTAGAATCTTGAATGGAAAGAAATCAAACATCTGGAAGATCACAAAACTAGAAGGGCCACACACATGCTCATCAACAATGGTTTCACAAGATCACCAACAACTCTCTTCGGCTGTTATTTGTGAAAGCATCTTACAAATGGTAACAGCAGATCCCACAATATCAGTTTCAGTATTGATTGCACATATACGATCTCGGTACACATATACCACTACTTATAGAAAGACATGGATTGCAAAACAACAGGCCATTGACAGAATATACG GTACTGTTACCGATATTGAAGTGGGACCCTTTATTGAGGATGGCCAACGAGTTCCTAGCAAAGCTGTCTTTCATCGTCTCTTTTGGAGTTTCCAACCATGTATCAGAGGGTTTGATCATTGTAAACTAGTTGTTTCAGTTGATGGAACATGGTTATATGGGAAGTATTGTGGGACCTTACTAATGGCAATCGCTCAGGATGGTAATGGTCATACCATTCCTATAGCATACGCCATTGTTGAGGGTGAAACATCAGATGGTTGGTTTTTCTTCCTCAGTCGTCTACGAATGTTTGTCACACCTCAACCCAACCTCTgcttgatttcagatagacatgAGTCGATTAAAAGTGATGTTAGACGTGTaaacaacaattggcatcatgTCTTTTGCGTTCGACATATATCACAAAACTTCATGAGGACCTTCAAAAATGGGCTAATGAAAGATCTTGTAACCAACATGg GATACGCTATGACTCAACCAAGCATCACATACTTTAGAAGACAAATCAGTGATTGGAGTCAAGATGCAGTGAAATGGCTCGACGATATTCCAAAGGAGCAATGGCTACAAGCATATGATGAAGGTAGACGTTGGGGACACATGACAACTAACCTTTCTGAGTGCATGAACAATGTATTAAAGGGGACACACAATCTTCCAATCAGTTCTTTAGTGCAAGCAACATATTATAAAGTGTctgcaaaatttgaagaaagagGGACACATGCCCAAGCAATGATGACATCGGGTTTGATTTACTCAAAtacaatcattcaaaatcttAACAAGGAACGAGCAATGTCAAATTCCCATGAAGTTGTTATTCACAATCGAGCTCATAGTATATTTACAGTTAAGGAGTTGGTTCGTCCACCAAGTGGTCGTACTGTAGGGACATTCAAGGTAGATCTCGACAAAAGATGGTGCGATTGTGGTGAATTTCAAGCATTACATTATCCATGTTCACATGTCATTGCCGCTTGTTCGTTTATTCACCGTGACTACATGATGTATGTGTCTTCTAAGTATACATTGCAATGTATCTTTGACGTTTACAAAGAAGAGTTCCCAGCAATTCCTCTTCAATCATATTGGCCAGAATACAATGGAATAGAGTTATGCCACAATCCAGCCATGAGAAGAGATCCAAAAGGTCGTCCACAGTCTACTCGTATTCATACTGAAATGGATCAACGAGAGAAAAACACACACCCCAAGAGATGTGGTTTGTGTCGGAACGAGGGACATAGCAAGAATAAATGCCCTTATCGTCCTGATGCTCCTAATAGAAATTAG
- the LOC101503525 gene encoding translocation protein SEC62 encodes MKKSSGGAAEKKRVRRSSAPDPTSDVPPRKQAVKKDVFQVFAEKVRDHKDLVSRWAVLQETRVEYFRGKDFVNFLKNHPEVKDILEVDRNLETEDVANILLGKSLLVRCDRVVKTLRPGKKKLSTWPAHLEIFPEQVFTENDAFFAWTFVKRHPLWQTLLSFFWPVLTLAICLFPVYPHSCKLLILYSCAGILFLILSLLLIRGTIFGVLYILLGKRVWFFPNILAEEATLRELFRFWPKKDEEERPKWTTRIFYSVVAVLFILLLRHHAPDEAARARYQKRVSNIIDDVLEWSPSLALSGMMEKQPNVANATGSGDAASQGSTTGPEHEAPTDGNDEKTFSEQYNTEEVIDNIEDAGEDDKQYD; translated from the exons ATGAAGAAATCATCGGGAGGCGCGGCTGAGAAGAAGCGCGTGCGACGCTCCTCCGCACCAGATCCCACCTCCGACGTCCCTCCTAGg AAACAAGCTGTGAAGAAGGATGTATTTCAGGTGTTTGCTGAGAAGGTGAGAGACCACAAGGATTTGGTTTCTAGATGGGCTGTTTTACAGGAGACACGGGTTGAGTATTTTAGAGGGAAGGATTTTGTGAACTTCTTGAAAAATCATCCGGAGGTAAAAGACATTTTGGAAGTAGATAGGAATTTAGAAACAGAGGATGTTGCCAACATTTTACTTGGAAAAAGTCTTTTAGTGCGCTGTGATCGTGTGGTAAAAACTCTTCGCCCTGGGAAGAAAAAACTATCTACTTGGCCTGCACATTTAGAAATTTTCCCT GAACAAGTATTTACCGAAAATGATGCTTTTTTCGCATGGACATTTGTAAAACGCCATCCACTTTGGCAGACACTCCTATCTTTTTTCTGGCCCGTGTTAACACTGGCTATTTGCTTATTTCCCGTGTACCCTCATAGCTGCAAGCTATTAATACTTTACTCATGCGCTGGGATCCTTTTTCTCATCCTCTCTCTACTTTTGA TAAGAGGTACAATATTTGGTGTTCTATATATTCTTCTTGGAAAGCGGGTCTGGTTTTTCCCTAACATCCTTGCCGAGGAAGCAACACTGCGAGAGCTGTTCAGATTTTGGCCAAAGAAAGATGAAGAGGAAAGACCTAAGTGGACGACAAGGATTTTCTATTCTGTGGTGGCTGTGCTGTTCATATTACTGCTGAGGCATCATGCACCTGATGAAGCTGCAAGAGCAAG GTATCAGAAGAGAGTATCGAACATCATTGATGATGTTCTCGAATGGTCACCTAGTTTAGCCTTGTCTGGGATGATGGAGAAGCAACCGAATGTGGCTAATGCCACAGGGTCCGGTGATGCTGCCTCACAAGGCAGCACAACAGGACCGGAGCATGAAGCTCCAACTGATGGTAATGATGAAAAAACTTTCTCTGAACAATATAATACTGAAGAAGTCATTGATAACATAGAGGATGCAGGTGAAGATGATAAACAGTATGATTAA
- the LOC101502976 gene encoding uncharacterized protein — protein sequence MLLFPMQLLCIYKQPPSLFATLSKQLVQQSDQGIFKHRRFITKPYSFSSCCIVHALKEDSKQYEIDPEKAKEALKELDQKIQSIPNKQVSSPKIKDVKATRDEVISENGKLEISESFLATLAGGLVLFTIFYNVLFITVIKPSIDGP from the exons ATGTTATTATTCCCTATGCAGCTTCTTTGTATCTATAAGCAGCCACCATCACTTTTTGCAACACTTTCTAAACAGTTAGTACAACAAAGTGATCAAGGCATATTCAAACATAGAAGGTTCATCACAAAACCTTATTCATTTTCTTCATGTTGCATAGTTCATGCATTGAAGGAAGATTCAAAGCAATATGAGATAGATCCAGAGAAGGCTAAAGAAGCCCTCAAAGAGCTTGATCAGAAAATCCAATCTATCCCTAATAAACAAGTTTCCTCTCCAAAAATTAAGG ATGTGAAGGCTACAAGAGACGAAGTGATAAGTGAGAATGGCAAATTAGAAATTTCAGAGTCGTTTCTTGCAACTCTAGCTGGTGGACTTGTTCTCTTTACTATATTTTACAATGTACTATTTATTACTGTAATTAAGCCATCCATTGACGGtccataa